In Bacillus sp. Marseille-Q1617, a genomic segment contains:
- a CDS encoding nuclease-related domain-containing protein — MIIQDREIPRIILKLQALLRRLPLNHPKIQVLVDELNRRSAGYKGEEALDYPLSLLDPKDYLIFHGLRLQINNNFFQIDTLVISKHYILFIEVKNLAGSIYFDPVFSQLIQMKDDQKLAFPDPQIQQQRQEMQFKKWLEQNGFSPIPILSLVVISNDKTIINTSANNNNLNSKVLHRYLLPMQIHKYEESHPYENYNDKEIKKLIRLLKKKHVMADHSILERFNLSPREIRQGVICETCNHSPLVREHGSWFCIKCKNKNTNGHIQALIDYQLLINSTITNVEARRFLNIESRYVAKRLLKSLNLPTTGTKKATTYDLTHLTKQNPQTKPIKKPATNK; from the coding sequence ATGATTATACAAGACCGCGAAATACCTAGAATTATACTGAAGTTGCAAGCTTTACTCAGAAGACTTCCTCTAAATCATCCAAAAATCCAAGTGCTAGTAGACGAACTTAACCGAAGGTCAGCTGGCTACAAAGGAGAAGAAGCACTCGATTATCCACTCAGTCTCCTCGATCCTAAAGATTATCTGATTTTCCACGGCCTTCGCCTACAAATAAACAATAACTTCTTTCAAATCGATACTTTGGTAATATCCAAACATTATATTCTCTTCATCGAAGTGAAAAACTTAGCTGGCAGTATCTACTTTGACCCTGTTTTCAGTCAGTTAATTCAGATGAAAGATGATCAGAAATTAGCTTTCCCAGATCCTCAAATCCAACAACAAAGACAAGAAATGCAATTTAAAAAATGGCTAGAGCAAAATGGCTTTTCACCTATCCCTATTCTAAGCCTGGTAGTAATAAGTAATGATAAAACAATTATTAATACTTCTGCCAATAATAACAACCTTAACTCCAAAGTTTTACACCGCTATCTTCTCCCTATGCAAATCCACAAATATGAAGAATCCCACCCATATGAAAATTACAATGACAAAGAAATTAAAAAATTGATTCGATTGTTAAAGAAAAAACATGTGATGGCAGACCATTCAATTTTAGAAAGATTTAATCTCTCTCCAAGAGAAATCAGACAAGGGGTAATATGTGAGACGTGTAATCATAGTCCACTTGTCAGAGAACACGGTTCCTGGTTCTGTATTAAATGCAAAAATAAAAATACAAATGGACATATCCAAGCGTTAATTGATTACCAGTTGCTAATTAACTCGACAATCACAAATGTAGAAGCAAGAAGATTTCTTAATATTGAATCAAGATACGTTGCCAAAAGACTTTTAAAATCCCTCAACCTCCCTACAACCGGCACCAAAAAAGCCACCACCTACGACCTCACCCACCTCACCAAACAAAATCCCCAGACAAAACCAATCAAAAAACCCGCCACAAATAAGTGA
- a CDS encoding sugar phosphate isomerase/epimerase: MKQIPIALQMYTLRNEAENDFTGTLEKVAQFGYEGVELAGYGDLTAKELKRVLDDLGLEAASSHIALSELRADAAKVIDDQKELGSSFVVCPYLQPEERTEKDYFRLIDDLNDIGEKCASEGISLCYHNHDFELKTLSNGRTALETILSETNPDWVKAEFDIYWLTFAGERPDKWLERYGDRSPLVHLKDMTTDGERFFAELGTGGVDLESVLESGNGGGIDWWIVEQDECSTSPLESVQRSLEYLKKKR, translated from the coding sequence ATGAAGCAAATTCCTATTGCGCTGCAGATGTATACTCTTCGGAACGAAGCCGAGAACGATTTTACAGGTACTTTAGAAAAAGTCGCCCAGTTTGGCTACGAAGGGGTCGAGCTGGCAGGTTACGGCGATTTAACGGCGAAAGAACTAAAACGGGTGCTCGATGATCTCGGGCTGGAAGCAGCTTCAAGTCATATCGCGCTTTCTGAATTAAGAGCGGATGCCGCTAAAGTCATTGATGATCAAAAGGAATTAGGCTCGAGCTTTGTGGTGTGCCCGTATCTTCAGCCTGAAGAAAGAACGGAAAAGGATTATTTCCGGTTGATTGATGATTTGAATGATATCGGAGAAAAATGTGCGAGTGAAGGCATCTCTCTTTGTTATCACAATCATGATTTTGAGTTAAAAACGTTGAGTAATGGACGCACGGCATTAGAGACCATCCTGAGTGAAACAAACCCCGATTGGGTCAAAGCTGAATTTGATATTTACTGGTTGACCTTTGCAGGGGAAAGACCTGATAAATGGCTGGAGCGCTACGGGGACCGCTCCCCTCTTGTTCACCTCAAAGACATGACCACGGATGGCGAACGCTTTTTTGCGGAACTCGGAACTGGCGGGGTAGATCTGGAATCTGTGCTCGAGTCCGGGAATGGAGGCGGCATAGATTGGTGGATCGTCGAGCAGGATGAGTGCAGTACTTCTCCACTTGAAAGTGTCCAAAGAAGCTTGGAGTATTTAAAGAAAAAGAGATGA
- a CDS encoding aspartate kinase, giving the protein MSIIVQKFGGTSVSSASHIKRMASRVIEEKNRGNDVVVVVSAMGDTTDTLTKLASEVTTQPEKREMDMLLSTGEQVTIALLAMALQEKGSDSISFTGGQAGIHTDSVHGNAKIKTIDGEPILRELDAGKIVVVAGFQGITEEGYISTLGRGGSDTTAAALAAQLGAERCDIYTDVDGVYTSDPRYIKKAAKISSLTYDDMLNLAARGAGVLHPRSVKHAKKHGIPMVVRSSLTKERGTFINHSSRRSDRYPVIGIVFQGERTSITLSGLEGGSEVQSAIRSALSTRNIECDFFKDQPESELTLLVQHNDVKESLELLSEELKFPRFTTQGDLAKVAVIGSNIRTHPVIQGKAAQVLAAEHIEFKLIEDLPGSVTAAVPQHDMHRAAGILHTAFGLDVHEMRKVVAVQ; this is encoded by the coding sequence ATGAGTATAATCGTACAAAAATTCGGAGGGACCTCTGTCAGTTCTGCTTCACATATCAAACGGATGGCTTCAAGGGTGATAGAGGAAAAAAACAGGGGAAATGATGTCGTCGTGGTCGTTTCAGCCATGGGGGACACCACGGATACCCTGACAAAGCTTGCAAGCGAAGTGACCACACAGCCGGAAAAAAGAGAAATGGACATGCTCCTCTCAACAGGGGAGCAGGTGACGATCGCCCTCCTTGCCATGGCCCTTCAGGAAAAAGGATCGGACTCGATTTCTTTCACCGGCGGGCAGGCAGGCATCCATACAGATTCAGTCCACGGTAATGCCAAAATCAAAACGATTGATGGGGAGCCGATTTTAAGAGAGCTCGATGCCGGAAAAATCGTCGTGGTGGCTGGTTTTCAAGGTATAACCGAAGAAGGGTATATTTCTACATTGGGAAGAGGGGGCTCCGATACTACAGCAGCGGCACTCGCAGCCCAGCTTGGGGCAGAACGCTGTGATATCTATACGGACGTCGATGGTGTGTACACTTCAGACCCCCGATATATCAAGAAAGCTGCCAAAATTTCATCCCTCACGTACGATGATATGCTGAACCTGGCAGCAAGAGGAGCGGGTGTCCTGCATCCAAGGTCTGTTAAACACGCGAAAAAGCATGGAATCCCGATGGTGGTGCGTTCCAGCCTGACGAAAGAGAGGGGAACATTCATCAATCACTCCTCCCGACGCTCAGACAGGTACCCAGTCATCGGAATCGTCTTTCAAGGCGAAAGGACAAGCATCACCCTCAGTGGATTGGAGGGCGGCAGCGAAGTTCAGTCAGCAATCAGATCGGCCCTTTCAACCCGGAACATCGAGTGTGATTTTTTCAAAGATCAACCGGAAAGCGAACTGACACTGCTCGTTCAACACAATGATGTGAAAGAATCGCTGGAGCTACTTTCAGAAGAGCTCAAGTTTCCTCGGTTCACTACACAGGGCGATTTGGCAAAAGTAGCGGTCATCGGAAGCAACATCCGCACCCATCCTGTCATCCAGGGAAAAGCCGCCCAAGTGCTGGCTGCTGAACACATTGAATTCAAGCTCATCGAGGACTTGCCTGGAAGCGTCACCGCTGCCGTACCACAACATGATATGCACCGGGCCGCCGGGATTCTGCATACTGCTTTTGGACTGGATGTCCATGAAATGAGAAAGGTTGTCGCGGTTCAATGA
- a CDS encoding helix-turn-helix domain-containing protein — translation MNTSEICPRFEKAISILSQRWTALIIYQLLSGPQRNCTIKDGIGISGRLLSERLKDLEEEGIVERKVYPETPVRIEYSLTEKGYSLEPLMKNIEKWSQEWIEKE, via the coding sequence GTGAATACATCTGAAATTTGCCCGCGGTTCGAAAAAGCGATCAGCATCCTGAGCCAGCGATGGACCGCCCTCATCATCTATCAACTGCTTTCCGGCCCGCAGCGGAACTGCACCATCAAGGACGGTATCGGCATAAGCGGAAGACTCTTATCTGAACGCCTCAAGGACCTTGAAGAAGAAGGCATCGTCGAACGGAAAGTCTATCCGGAAACCCCGGTGAGAATTGAATACTCCCTTACTGAAAAAGGATATTCATTGGAACCGCTGATGAAAAATATTGAAAAATGGTCCCAGGAATGGATTGAGAAGGAATGA
- a CDS encoding DoxX family protein: protein MNTQQIGALILRIALGLTFFIHGLVKFQGGIENTAGFFETLGLPGFAAYVVALIELIGGVAMILGFGTRVTAVLFAIIMIGAIAKVKLAGGFLGNGQGAGYELDFALLAMSVYFILDKPASFSLDSKLFQTNVSQ from the coding sequence ATGAATACTCAACAAATAGGGGCACTGATTTTAAGGATTGCTTTAGGTTTGACGTTTTTCATTCACGGTCTTGTGAAGTTTCAAGGAGGCATCGAAAATACGGCGGGGTTCTTCGAGACATTGGGACTTCCCGGGTTTGCCGCATATGTGGTTGCGCTGATTGAATTGATCGGCGGAGTCGCGATGATTCTCGGATTCGGCACTAGAGTGACGGCAGTTCTTTTTGCCATTATTATGATAGGTGCAATCGCTAAAGTGAAGCTAGCGGGAGGCTTCTTAGGGAATGGTCAAGGTGCGGGTTATGAACTCGACTTTGCACTTCTTGCAATGTCCGTATATTTCATCCTTGATAAACCGGCGTCTTTTTCATTGGATTCCAAGCTTTTTCAAACGAATGTCAGTCAATAA
- a CDS encoding DUF1540 domain-containing protein: MAQDVLCEVSNCKYNKEGKKCSADQIFVVSHKGNKAHNSEETDCKTFEPGM, from the coding sequence ATGGCACAAGATGTACTATGTGAAGTAAGCAACTGCAAATACAACAAAGAAGGCAAAAAATGCTCAGCCGACCAAATCTTCGTCGTGAGCCACAAGGGGAACAAAGCACATAACAGCGAAGAAACCGATTGTAAGACATTTGAACCTGGTATGTAA